One genomic segment of Deinococcus sp. HSC-46F16 includes these proteins:
- the groL gene encoding chaperonin GroEL (60 kDa chaperone family; promotes refolding of misfolded polypeptides especially under stressful conditions; forms two stacked rings of heptamers to form a barrel-shaped 14mer; ends can be capped by GroES; misfolded proteins enter the barrel where they are refolded when GroES binds), with protein sequence MAKQLVFDESARRSLERGVNAVANAVKVTLGPRGRNVVIEKKFGSPTITKDGVTVAKEIELEDKLENIGAQLLKEVASKTNDITGDGTTTATVLGQAVVKEGLRNVAAGANPLALKRGIDKAVAVAIEEIKKLAVPVEDSDAIKKVAGISANDEAVGQEIANAMDKVGKEGVITIEESKGFDTEVDVVEGMQFDKGYISPYFITSPDTMEAVLEDAYILINEKKVSALKDLLPVLEKVAQTGRPLLIIAEDVEGEALATLVVNKLRGTLNIAAVKAPGFGDRRKEMLRDIAAVTGGQVVSEDLGHKLENVGMDMLGRAARIRITKDETTIVDGRGNQAEIDARVNAIKAELDSTDSDYAREKLQERLAKLAGGVAVIRVGAATETELKEKKHRYEDALSTARSAVEEGIVAGGGTTLLRVIPAVRAAAEGLTGDEATGARILIRALEEPARQIAVNAGEEGSVIVNAVINSDKARYGFNAATGEYVEDMVAAGIVDPAKVTRTALQNAASIGALILTTEAIVSDKPEKDKVPAGAGAGMGGDMGGMDF encoded by the coding sequence ATGGCTAAACAGCTTGTTTTTGACGAGTCCGCCCGCCGCAGCCTCGAGCGCGGCGTCAATGCCGTCGCCAACGCCGTCAAGGTGACCCTGGGGCCGCGTGGCCGCAACGTGGTCATCGAGAAGAAGTTCGGCTCCCCCACGATCACCAAGGACGGCGTGACCGTCGCCAAGGAGATCGAGCTGGAGGACAAGCTCGAGAACATCGGCGCCCAGCTCCTCAAGGAAGTCGCGTCCAAGACCAACGACATCACGGGTGACGGCACCACCACCGCCACCGTGCTGGGTCAGGCCGTCGTGAAGGAAGGCCTGCGCAACGTGGCGGCGGGTGCCAACCCCCTCGCCCTGAAGCGCGGCATCGACAAGGCCGTGGCCGTCGCCATTGAGGAGATCAAGAAGCTCGCCGTGCCCGTCGAGGACAGCGACGCGATCAAGAAGGTCGCCGGGATCAGTGCCAACGACGAGGCCGTCGGCCAGGAAATCGCCAACGCGATGGACAAGGTCGGCAAGGAAGGCGTCATCACCATCGAGGAGTCCAAGGGCTTCGACACCGAAGTGGACGTCGTGGAAGGGATGCAGTTCGACAAGGGCTACATCAGCCCCTACTTCATCACCAGCCCCGACACGATGGAAGCCGTCCTCGAAGACGCCTACATCCTGATCAACGAGAAGAAGGTCAGTGCCCTCAAGGACCTGCTCCCCGTGCTGGAGAAGGTCGCGCAGACGGGCCGCCCCCTGCTGATCATCGCCGAGGACGTGGAAGGTGAAGCGCTCGCCACGCTGGTCGTGAACAAGCTGCGCGGCACCCTGAACATCGCTGCGGTCAAGGCCCCCGGCTTTGGCGACCGCCGCAAGGAAATGCTGCGCGACATCGCCGCCGTGACCGGTGGTCAGGTCGTCTCCGAAGACCTCGGCCACAAGCTGGAGAACGTCGGCATGGACATGCTGGGCCGCGCCGCCCGCATCCGCATCACCAAGGACGAGACCACCATCGTGGACGGCCGGGGCAACCAGGCCGAGATTGATGCCCGCGTGAACGCGATCAAGGCCGAACTCGACTCCACCGACTCCGACTACGCCCGCGAGAAGCTCCAGGAGCGCCTCGCCAAGCTGGCGGGCGGCGTGGCCGTGATTCGCGTCGGCGCCGCGACCGAGACCGAACTCAAGGAGAAGAAGCACCGCTACGAGGACGCCCTCTCCACCGCCCGCTCGGCGGTCGAGGAAGGCATCGTCGCAGGCGGCGGCACCACGCTGCTGCGCGTGATCCCCGCTGTCCGTGCGGCCGCCGAAGGCTTGACGGGTGACGAGGCGACCGGTGCCCGCATCCTGATCCGCGCCCTGGAAGAGCCCGCCCGCCAGATCGCCGTGAACGCCGGTGAGGAAGGCAGCGTCATCGTCAACGCGGTCATCAACTCCGACAAGGCCCGCTACGGCTTCAACGCCGCGACCGGCGAGTACGTCGAGGATATGGTCGCCGCTGGCATCGTGGACCCTGCCAAGGTGACCCGCACCGCCCTCCAGAACGCCGCCAGCATCGGTGCGCTGATCCTGACCACCGAGGCCATCGTCTCCGACAAGCCCGAGAAGGACAAGGTGCCTGCGGGCGCTGGCGCGGGTATGGGCGGCGACATGGGCGGGATGGACTTCTAA